The Horticoccus luteus DNA window CCCTCGATGTCCGTCGGAATTTCCTGCGGCAGCCGCGTGTAAACTGCGCCCGCCGGCCGGAAAACGTCTCCCCGATCCGGCTTCATTTCGCCGGCAATCACGCGCATGAGCGTCGATTTTCCCGCGCCATTACGGCCGACCAGACACACGCGTTCGCCCGGATCGATCTGGAGGTTGACTGCCTCCAACACCGCCGGACCACCGAAACTGAGACTTACATCAAGAAGACTGAGCAATGCCATGAACCCGCCAAACTGCCGCCCCCGTTCCGCGATGCAACTTCCGTTGCACAATCCCGTTCGCCTCCCTCCACTTTCCGCCATGTCCCCCTCCGCTTCCTCCGCCCGCTGCGCCTGGGCCGCCGCCGAGCCCAACCTCACTTACCACGACACCGAGTGGGGCGTTCCCCTCCACGACGACCGTGCCTTGTTTGAACTTCTCACGCTTGAGGGCGCGCAAGCCGGCCTGAGCTGGACCACCATCCTCAACAAACGCGAAAACTACCGCCGCGCCTTTGATCAATTCGATGTCGCGAAAGTCGCCCGTTACGGCGCTCGCGACACCGCCCGCCTCCTCGCCGACGCCGGCATCGTCCGCCATCGCCTCAAAATCGCCGCCACCCTCGCCAACGCGAAAGCCTTCCTCGCCGTGCAACGCGAATTCGGCAGCTTCGATCGCTACCTCTGGGCGTTTGTCGGCGGCCGGCCTCTCCAACCGCAGCGCCGCACCATGGCCGACGTCCCCACCCGCTCGCCCGAGTCGGACGCCTTGAGCAAAGACTTGCTCCGCCGCGGCTTCAAATTCGTGGGCCCGACAATCTGCCACGCCTTCATGCAAGCGAGCGGTCTGATCAACGATCACCTCATCACCTGCCCACGCCATCGTCTCTGCGCCCGACTTCGATAGTTCCCCCGCACGCCGTCCGCCAACGCCTCCAGCGGCCAACGCAGTGCCGCGCCTTTTTTCATTTCAAGCGCTTCGCCTCGATAAACGTCACGATCGGCGTCGGGTCGGGCAAACTGTGCGGGTGGTGTTTCCCGCCCGGCTTGATGATCACCTCGATCTCGCCACCCAGCGCACGATAACGCTGCTCCAGCTTGAGGAGATTTTCCGCCGGCTTCACCGTTTCATCCGCGTCGCCGGCCACGCCGATGATCGGGATCTTCGCCGCCGCGACCGGCGCGATGCGATCCAGCGGACTCACTTTCGCCGTCATCGCTTCCGCTTCCGTCAACCCGTAGCACGCCAGGCACTGCTTCCACAACGGATGCTTCGGCCCGGGCCAGCTCTTGATGTCGAGCGCCGGCGCATCGAGGTAAAGCGCTCCCACGCGTTCCGGATAAGTCGCCGCAAAATTAAACGCATACAATCCGCCCCGGCTGAAGCCCTCGATGACCGGCCGCCGCGCCAGTCCACGCCGCTCCACCAGCTCGCGATAGAACGCGTCGAACAACCCGATCGCCTTCGGCGCGCCATACATGTCGCTCGCCTGCATGTAGGCGACGTGCCAGCCCCGCGCCAGCAGCGCCAACTCCACCTGCGGCGCATGCTCGTCGCCAAAAAATTCCGCCCGCCACACCCACGGATTCCCCGGCGCCGCCGCGTGTGGCGAGATCAACAAGCACGGCCGTCCTGCCACCGTGAAATCCTCCCGCGCGTAACCGTGCCATGACGTGCTGCCTGCGGCGCCATCGGCTGCCTGCACGACCGGAAGACCGCAGGACAACGCACACCACCACCACGCCCATCGCCACGGGGAGTTCATCCTTCGCAGGCTTGCGAACCCCGCCGCCCGCGCAAGCCCCATTCATGCACCCGTCCCGGCCTGACTCCTCTCCAATACCGCCGTCTTTTTCGGTGTCACCGGCAGACGATGTGCCGCGCGATCCGCCTTCAGAAATTCCGCCCCGTAAAAGAAAATCGCCGCCGTGTAGTAGATCCAGATCAGCAATGCCACGAGCGATCCTGCCGCCCCGTAAACCGACGCGATCGTGGAATGCGCCAGATAGAGCGAGATCGCGAACCGCCCGATCGTAAACAACACCGCCGTCACCAACCCGCTTCGCCACACCTCCCGCCATCGCACTTCCACGTCGGGCATCACTTTCAAGATCAGCGCAAAAAGAACTGTCATCACGGCGAGCGAGACCGAGAGGTCCGCGATTTTCAGCACCGCGCCATTCCAACCGGCCCCAAAATGGGCGGTCAAACTTTCCAACGCGGTGGTCAGGATGAGCGAGACCAGCAGAAGAAAACCCATCGTCAGCACCATCGCGAAGGAGAGGATCCGCTGCGTGAGCAACACCAGCCACCCGCTCCGACTCGGTTTCTGCTGCACTTTCCAAATCGCGTTGAGCGAATCCTGCAACTGACTGAACACCGTCGTCGCTCCAAAAAGCAAAACGGCGACACCGATGGTCGTGGTGATCCACGTGCCGTGTGTCGCCTCCGCCGCCTTCTCGCCGGTTTGCTGAATCATCTTTGCACTGTCCGCGCCGATCAGCTCCGTGAGTTGCTGCTGCAGCGCATCGCCCGCCCGCTCCTTGCCCAACACCGCGCCCGCCAGCGCCGCCGCGATCACCGTGATGGGTGCCAGGGAAAAGAGCGTATAAAAGCTCACCGCCGCGCTGTGCCGAAACACGTGATCAGCATTCCATTCCTTGGCGGCCGTGAGGAGGATCCGAAACCAGCGAAGCATGCCCTCGTGACCAGCAAACCGGGCGTCCGGTTGCGCCGCGAACGCCGAAAGATCGATTCCCCAGCGTTTCTGGCCTTGAAGGCGCCCGGTGCGCCGCGGGGCGCCGCGTCACACCTCGCGCGTGCGGAAACTCCGCCACTTTTCCACCGGCAGATTCGCCAGCGCGATCAAGAGCAACTGCACCGCGATGAACGCCAAGAGCCACCAGAACGCCGCTTCCATGAAGCCGTAACTGTGCAGACCGATGCCGAGCATGTTCGTCCCAAACCAGCTCCAGCTCGTCACGATGTTGCCGAAAATCGCCAGGATCATGAGACCGCGCTGCTTCACCAACCCGCCCCAGCGCGCGTGCAGGATGATCGCGTTCCATAGCACAATGATGAGCGCTCCGTTTTCCTTCGGATCCCAGCCCCAGAAACGTCCCCACGATTGATCCGCCCAAATGCCGCCGAGAATCGTGCCGACCAAGCTGAACAACGTCGCGAAGCACACGATGCCATAAACCATCCGCCCGAGCATCTGCGCATTCGTATCCGCTCGCGCCATTGTCGGCCCGGCCGTCTTGCCTCCCGACGGCGCCGCCGCCACCGCGCGACTATCCATCCCTCCCGCCGCGCCCGGCCGGCGCGCCAGCCACGGTGTAAACACGCCCATCACCACGTAGATGATCGCGAGAAAACCCGCCAGAAACGTCGCCCCGTAACCCGTCGTCACCACCACGACGTGCGTTGCGAGCCAGAAGTTTGAGTCCAGCACCGCGCGCATCATTTCCATCGTGTCGCCGCCGAGCGCCAGATGGTGCGCGATCAGCAGCGTGCCGAAGCCCACCGCTCCCGCCGCCACCGTGCCGATCGCGTTCTTATAAATTGTCTCGAGCACGACGCACAATCCCACCGCGATCCAGCCGACAAAGAGCGCCGACGAATACAAATTCGTCACCGGCGGCCGGCCTTCGATCCACATGCGCACGAGGATGCCGACCGTCGTGACGCCAAACGCCACCACCAGCACCCAAAACGCGCTGCGCCCCAAAATCGCCGGCCAGATCAGCCACGAGGCGATCGCGATGAAAAACGCCGCGACGTAGAGGTTCATCCCGAGGCCAAACGGCTCCGCCGCGTTGAAGCGCGCTTCGAGGTCGGTTTTGCGCAGCGTCGCCGGCACTTGTTTTTCCAACTGTTCGCGGTAGAGCCGCACGATCTCGTTGAACGCCCTGGCATCCTGCTTCCGCCACGCGTAGCCGAGGCCCGCATATGTCAGCACGCCGGGATCGATTTCGCCGGTGCGAAAGGTATCGATCAGCGCGTCGCCCGCGTTGCGCCACGAACCATCGTGCGGAACGATCATCAAGTAGGCGGACTTCGCCATCAGGTCGTAACGCTGACCAAAATCGACGATCCGCTGGAAGGCGGCTTCGTCGAACGGCTTGCCCGCCTGCCGCGCCTGCACCGCCGCAATTCCCGCCGGCAGCGCCGCCTGGAATTGGTTCAGTTCGGCGAGAAAATTATCGCCGTCGGGCATCGCCGCGCTGCGTTGGAGCCGCGTGTAGAGCGCGATGTTGTCGCGGAGCTGCAGCACCGCTTTCTGATACCGGCTGCGCTGCTGCGGATCGACCTCGGTCGCCAGTCCCGCCTGCCGGTCGATCGCCTCGAAGTGCGGCTTGAGCGCATCGAAACTGAATCGCCGGAAACGGCTCGGCAGGAAACCCACCACCGCCATTGTGCGCTTCGCCGGCGACTCGTAATGGATCGCGAGCGTCTCGTCCGTCTGCCCGACGAGCGCGAGCACATCGGGATGATCGATCTCAAACGTCGGATACGTGTTCGCCTTCGCCGGATCGAACAACACATCGAGCAGCCACTGCTGCGGCGTGCGCGTGAGGTCGGAGTTGGGCGCGCCGACCCGCTGGCGGCCTTGCAAGACCAGCAGCGCGTTGCGCGCCACCGTATCGAGTGGCTTCACGCGACCGTTCACCAGCACCGGCAGGCGGCTGAAGCCGGTGAGATCAAACGCATCCGGATTTTGCGGCGGCCACAACGACGCACCCACCGCGGCGAGCGCGAGCACCAAGGCGAGGAGCGGGATGAGGCGCTTCATGCTTGGTTCCCGCTTTGAAGGTGAACGAAAGCCCCGCGCGCACCGACCGCCGGCAAGGCGGAAAAAATCCCGCGCGACGCGCCCGCCTCTGCGGCTGCGGGCAGGTGCGATTTAACAATGATGATGACGTTCATACGGCGGCAGGGTCGGAAGCGGCGCGACGGCGGCGCGCGAACTTGATCAAGGAAAGCCCAAACTGAATGACGAGACCGAACGCCATGATCAGGCACGCGATGTAGGGCATGAGCCAGCTCGGGTTGCGCACCACTTGGAGAATCGTCGTGTGTTCGCCCTCGTAACCGGATTGGTAAAACGTCAGCCCGGCGTAACGCAGGGGGTGGTTCATATAAATATTCACCTCCCGATTGTCGCGCCCGTCCGGTGTCTTCACCTCCACAAGACTCGAAAAGTTTTTTGGAATGTCGGTGCCTTCATAAACGTCGTGGCTGAACTTGATGAGCTTAAGCGAAAACGGCTTGTAGTTTCGCTCGAAGCGCATCGTGAGCACGTAATCGTGCCCTGCGTAATTCACGTGCTGCGGCGCGCCCAGCATCGCCGACACGACCCACGTGCCGAGCGAGCCGTCCGGCCCGACCAGCTCGACAATGGCCGCCGGCAGATTGCGCTCATCCTGTTTATACGTGATCGGAATGGGCGTCACCACGACCTGCGGACCGATGCCCTGCGTGGCCGGCGACTCCGGCGCATTCGGCACCTTGCTGCGCAGTTGCAGCACCGCGTTCGGATAGAACGCGCGCGGCACGATCCGGAACGGCAGGCTCGCCTGCTGGATCGGTTCGCCGTGCGCCAGCACCTTCTGCGGCACCGCCACGACGTCGTCGACCTTCGGGTCCGTGCGATCGATGACCGCGAGCTCCACATCCCGATAACTCTCCGAATAGCTCTTCGTTTCGCCATCGGTCAGCCGCATTTGAAACTCCTCCTGCCAGATCGACGTGAAGAGTTCGCCCAGCAACAGCAGCACGAGGCCGAGATGCGTGAGATGTATGCCGAGCTTCCGCCACGCGAACTTGCCGTGGTAAAGATGCGCCGCAAACAGGTTGAGCAGCAGCATGCCGCCCAGCAGGTAGCCGCCCGGAAACAACGGCACCGGAATGCGCGTGCCGGGAATGAAGCCCAGCACAAACAGCGTGCGGAAAAACTGTTCCTGCACGCCCCACACGCCGATCTTCACCTGCGCCAGGGTGGCCCAGAAAACGAGCACGATCGAGAGCGCGAGCAGCACGACCGTCAGCGTCAGCGAACTGAAAAAAACGAGCAGAGAATGCCAGAGAGAGCGCATGACTTAACGGATTTTTACGGTGTGCAGAAACGCCAGAAACGCGTCGCGTTGCGCGGCCACGGTCGCATCCGGCCCCATGAGCTTGAAAAACCACGTCGCGCCCCCATGCGGCACGATCGCGCCGATCAACCGTGGCGCCTGACTGCCCGCCGGCGGCGCCAGCTCCACGACCGCAAAATTGAGCCCGTTTGCGGAAAAACGCTTCAACGTCGCCTCCAGTTCGCCGGCGGTGAGCGGTGGCAACTGCACCTGACCGCGCCAGCGGTTCACATTCGCCAGATCGCCGCCGACGTCGCCCGGAAACGCCGTGATCGCTAGATCCGCTTCTCCACCCGCGCCCGGCACCGCATAACTGCCCTTGCGCATCGCCGACAGTGTTTTCTCGTGCCAGGCCGCGGGCGCCGCCCACGCCAGCGCCGCGCCGTCCGCCGTCGGCACCGCCGTAGTCGCCATGTCATTTCCCATGGCCGCTGGGCTCGCCGCCGGCGCACGCGCTGCTGGTGCCGCTTCGCCGTCGCCGACTTTCACCGTGTGCAGAAATTTTAAAAACGCGTCGCGTTGCGCGCTCACCGTCGCGCTCGGTCCCATCAGTTTGAAAAACCAGGTCGCCCCGTTCAGCGGCACGATCGCACCGATCAAGTGCGCGGATTTTTCGTCCTGCGGCGCCAGATCCACGACCGCGAAATCCAGCCCGTTCGCCGAAAAGCGTTTCAACGTCGCTTCCAAGTCCCCGGCGGCGAGCGGGGGCAACTGCACCTGACCGCGCCAGCGGTTCACGTTCGCCAGATCGCCGCCCACATCGCCGGGAAACGCCGTCACCGAAAGATCCGCGTCCCCGCCCGGCCCCGGCACCGTAAAACTGCCTTTGCGCATCGCCGACAACGTCTTCGCCGTCCAGTCCGCCGGCGCCGTCCAAGACAGGGCCGGTCCTTCTGCCGTCGGGACCGCCGTGTTCGCCATATCGCTTCCGGTCGCCGCGCCATTCGCCCCGTCGGCGTTGGCCGCCGGCATCGCGGGCTCCTCCTCGTGGGCCACGCGGTAATGTTTAACTTTCGCTTCGCGACAGGCGGCGAAGCAGCCGAGGCACGCCACGGCGAGAATCAGCGGAGTGTGAAAACGCATGAGCGCCTCCCGAAATCGCGCCGGATTGCCGAAACTTCAACCCAAACCGACACCTGGGCCCGAATGCGCCGGAAAAATTAGCCCCGCGCGCGTCGGCAAGTCGCCCCGCTTAACGCTCTCCGCGCTGCGCCCGATTCGTTTCCACCGCACCGCGCGTCTCTTAGTCGTCACGACCCAGATTCCCCAATTGTCCCCGTCACGCGTCCTGCGCCACTCGCCGCGCTCGATTCCCAGGCGATCCCGAGCGCGAACCAACGTGCGACAACTTACGCGATTCGCAGGCGGTGGACGATGGCTCACGGCACAAAAAAACGGCGGAGGTCTTCGGGACCTCCGCCGTTGCGGTTAGCGCGTTCGTCTTTGCTTCCGGCTTAGAACGAAAGCGTATTCGAAAAGAGCCAGTTGCGGCCCGGCGACAGCACGAACGAGCCTTCGGAATACTGCTCGTCGGTCGCGTTGTAGATTCCAAGCGACGTCGCAATGTTTTGCCCGAAGATCTGCCAGGGGTAGCTCAATGTCACATCAAACACGACGTAATCGCCGGCTTGGTAGCCACCGTTAAGCGGATTCCAGTCCACCGAGCGACTGACCACCGTCTTCGAGGAATAACGCATGCCCAGCCCCACGGAACCTCCGCGCGCGAAGCCGTCGGAGAACGTGTATTTATTGAACACGTTGAAGCGATATTCCGGCACATTTTCGATGCGGGCGCCGTAATAGATGTCCCACGCCACTTTCTGCGCGGCCGTGCCGGCATTGTAGTCCGGCGTGCCGGGCATGGGTTTGGTTTTGTCGTAGAGCGTCTTCGCCGTCCACAGCCACGAACCGTTGATGACCGCCTGATAGTTCGGCAGCGGCGACCAGATCACTTCGGCCTGGGCACCCTCGATGCGGTTTTTCAGGTTCGTCGTGCGCCAGCGGAAGACGCGGGTGTTGTAGCCCACCGTGCCGGGCGCAAACAGCGTCGTGTTATAGTTGAGCGGCTCCGAGAGATTCGACTGCGCGACCGGATCATCGAGCATCTGGTTCGTGCGCTCGCCGCGGAAGACGGAGAAGGTGCCGACGATCCTGCTGTCCTGCGTCGAGATCTTCGCGCCCAATTCCCAATTCATGCCATTTTCGTCGCGCAGGTCATCATAGGCCCCGCGGCTTTTCTCGATGGCCACGAACTGGTTGACCGAGGTGATGGTCTGGCCGAGATACTGGAAGGACCCGCCATTTTGATCGAGCGCGCTTTGCACCACCGGGATTTCATTGCCGGTGAAGACGCCGCCGACGTTGCCGATGTTGAATTGGAACGTCTTCGACACGGACGCATACACGTTGATCGCATTCGTCACGGCAAAGGATGCTCCGGCCATCCAGGCATCGCCATGCCGTTTGTAGACGCGCAGGGCTTGAATATAATTCGCGCCGTAACCCCATGCATCGGCCGGATAGTTTGCCGGATCGCGCCATGCATTCACGGGCACCTGATACCACGGATAGTTCGCCTCGAGGTATTGCCCCTTCTCCTGCTGCCATTGCCTCCGGTAGCCCGCGATGATGTTCAACCGGTCGTTAAACGCGGAGAGCTGATAGTTCAGATACGCGGCGGAATTGATCGGCTTGTAGCCATCGAGCCAGACGCGGTCCATCGGGAACAGGATGTCGATCGTGGGGTAAGTTTCGAAGCCCGGGTCGAAATTGCTATACACAGCTTTGACCAGCTTGATGTTCCCGTTGCGGTCGCGCACGACCTGGTTCACGGTGGGCGGGCCGGTGTCATGGCTGCGGCCTTCGCCCACGAGGTTGTCCGCCACCTGCGTGCCGCCCGTGGTGCCGTAGCCGGGGTTGGCAACCGGGTTGGTGGAACCGGGCACGTGTCCGTAGTAAGGGGTGAACTTGATGTCGTTCCCCAGATAGTTCTGCAGATACGTCGTATAGTTGTAGCCCGTGAGAATCTTGTGCTTCAAACCTCCGGTATTGAACTTGAAGATCAGATCGAGCTGGTGCGTGTCGGTGAGCCGGTAGTAGCCCGACGTCGCACTTGCGCCGACGTTCCAGTGAATGCCATCGCCCCACGGGGTGGTCACGCCTTCGATATTATTGAAGCGGCTGTTGTCATGGAGGAACACGTAACGCCCATCGAGCCACTCGGTCGGGGAAACATCCGCCGTCGCAGTGAACGAGCTCACATCGTTGGTCGTGCGCGCGCCACGGCTGGTGTAATTGAACGCCTTGTCGTGAATGAAGTTGCCGTTGGCATCGGTGTAATAAGCGCCGCGCTCCACTTTAGTATAGGCCGGGAGTGCATAATCACCCGTCGCCACGCGCTTGTTGTTGATGTAAGTGGCGTAGGCCAGACTCGGCGTGCTGGTGGTGTTCGGCACCTTCGGGCCGCTCGCCAGCGCCGCCGTTCTCCAGCCCGCAAAATCGGAGTAGATCCAATCGTAATCGTTCTGGTTGAAACTCTCGTGCAGCGACTCCGCTTCGATGTTGATCTTCAGCTTGCCGCTGTCGAACGGCACGAAGGTCATGCTCGGCGTGTAGTTCACGTTTTTCCGAAACTCGAAGCGTCGTTCGCCCTGCGTATCCTCCCACCCCCCGGTGAGCCGAAACGCCACTCTTTTCGACAACGGCACGTTGATGTCCGCCGTCAGCTTCTGCCCGCTGTTATCGTTGATCGAATAGCGAAACGTCGTGGGGATCTTCGCGAACACGGGTTGCTTCGTCACATAATTGATCACGCCACCCGGATAACCCTGGCCGAAGAACACCGCCGCAGGTCCTTGCACCACTTCCACGCGGTCGACGCTGTCCATATTATAAGCAATATAGCGGAAGACACCGTTGCGCATGATGGTATTGACCGGAAAGCCGCGCACGGTGAACGCCCCTTGCGGCGTCGCCTCGTTGCCCGGCCGGCGCATGGCATAACGGGTGTCGCCCGAAGCTGCCGCCGTGTAACGCAGCAGATCCATCAAGGATCGCGCATTCGTGTCGTCGATGAACTCACGGGAAACCACCGAGACGTTCATCGGCACCTTTTGAATCTCCATGCCGATGCGGGTGGCGGTCGCGGCGTTCGTTTTCAGGTAACCATGGTCGCGGTCGCTTCTCACTTCGAAGGCCGACATGACCGTCACGCCGCTGTCCGTCGGCAGACTGCGCGACGAGGACGCGGTGGTGTTCGCAGGACTCTCCGCGGGCGCGACCGCGCGCGGGCTGGCCGGCGCCGCGGCCGGCGTTTCGGCCGGCGGCGTCTGGTGGCGAAGCTTCGCGTTTTCGCTGCGCAACGCGGCGTTTTCCGCTTCCAGACGATCGACGATTGACTGCAAGCTCTCCTGCGCGCGCAACGGATTGGCGAGCAGAGCGATTAGGAATATAAAACCAAACCCGAGGCCGAGGGATCGCCGCGGGCGGTTGGAGTGTAGTTTCTTGGGGTTCATAGGTTTGCGACGTCTCAGACCATGGAATTGATCCTGATATACTGAAGCCGGCGGGGTAGAGGATCGTCGCGAACGGGATGTAGATTACGCTTGTGAAACAAGTCGCCGCGGTCGTGTTGGAAGCGTTGCAATCCCATGCTCCCCGCCCCTGTCACGCTTAGTGTTTTGGCTAAGAATTGTCAGCTCTCGGTGGCCACGGTCTCCCGCGCGCTCTCCGGGCATCCCAATGTCAAACCCGAGGTCCGCGCCCGCGTGCTGCGTGTCGCCGAGCAATGCGGTTACCGACGCAATCAGCTCGTCAGCGAGTTGATGGGGCAGATGCGGGGCCGCCGCACCCAGCAATTCATCGGCAACCTGGCTGTCGTCCACGTGCCCACGCCCAGTCAGCCCGCCATGCGACCGATGCAACGCCGCATGATCACGTCCGCCCAAGCTCGCGGACAGGAACTCGGCTTCGCGGTCGAAGTTTTCAGTCTGAATCGTGAGAGCGGTGGTCCGGCCACGTTGGGACGCGTGCTGCGCGCCCGCGGCATCGTCGGCGTGATTTTTCTCCAACCCAACTCCAACGATACCACGAACGGCTTTCCTTGGGCGAATTTTGCGACGTTGCAGATCGATTACGGGTCACCGATTCCGAAGCTGCACACCGTTTGCCTCGATCATCATCTCACGCTGACCAGTGCGCTCGGCCAACTCCGCTCCTTGGGCTATGGCCGCGCTGGCATGTTCATCGAACGGCACAAAGACGAGCGCCTCATTCACAAATGGTCCGCGGCGTTTCGCTCCTTCCAAGAAAACCAAGGCGGGATCGATCACCTCCCCGTGCTGATGGCTGACCACATGAATCCCGCTACTTTCATGGACTGGTATCGCCGCCACCGCCCCGATCTCATCATCGGACACGTTGATCAAGTGTTGGGCTGGCTTCGCGCGGCCGGAGTTTCCGCGCCCGCGGATATCGGTTTCTTCAATTTGAACTGGAACGAGCGCTCCGAGACCTGCGCCGGGCTGGACCTGCAACCTGAACTTCACGGCATCGTTGCCGTGGAAACCATTGCCGCCCAAATCCACCGCCACGAGAGCGGCTTGCCCGATGACCCGCGCACCGTCGCCATCAGTGGCAAATGGGTCGATGGCCCCACGGTGCGCGCCACGGCCGCTGCGCCCGAGCGTCACGCGGCACCGACCCACTGAACGCGTTTGCAGCGGGGCAGACGCGCGCCAGCGGCGGGAAGCTCGTGTTGTTTCCCGCGATCCTGAACTCGCGCGCACGCGCACCCGAGCTCGTGGGCATCCGGGCCCGCATCCCGGCCCACCCTCACCGCTTTGGGTGAGCGCCTCGATTTCCCGCGGGCGGGCGGCCGTCACGCCCGCCGACCGAAATCACCGCGTTGCCGCAACCGGCGCCTCGCTGATCTCATCGACCAGAGCGGCAAACGTCGCGTAGCCATCGAGGCGCGCCTTGGCCGAAGCGCACGTTTCCTCCGGCACGAGCCCCGTGGCTTCGGCGAGAAACACGATGTAGCGCGCGACCCCTTTGGCGTAGAGCAACTGCGTTTCCGGACTGATCGCATAAAACCGCGCGCGTTGCTGGTAGCCCGCGGGCGAATGATCGCCGAGGGAGGATTTTGCCGGGCGCCCTCCCGCCGCGAGCACGTAGAGGAAGTTATACTCGAAGAAGAACATGTGCTCCGGACTCGCCGGCAACGCCTCCAGCGCGGCGCGCGTCGCCTCCGGCGAGCCGAACAACAGGGCGTCGTCGTGCGCCAACGGGCTGCCGCACTTCACCAGCGGATCGACAATGAACGTGCGGGCCATCTTTTGCTCCGTCGCGTCGTTGCTGAACGCTCCGGCCAGCGCCATCTCCAGCGTGAACCGATACCAGTCGCGCCACAGCGCCTGATCCGCCGCGGTGCGCGATTGCGCGATGGCGACGCCCATTTCGTAGGTGTAACGGCCGCTCGTCTTAATCTCCAGCCGGCTGCCGGTCACCTCGCCCATCACGCGATAATTTTCCGCCGATTTGCCCGAGCCGGAGTGGAAGCCGATGCTGACGCCGAACTTCTCGCACACCGCCCACTGCCGCGCGATCAGCGTGCGCAACGCCGCGTTGTCGGGATACGGCATGTTTTTCTGAAAGCCGAATGCCGGGGCCACGAAGTTCACCGGCATCTCCAGCACCTCGCACAACGCCAGCATCACCGCGGTCGTCTCCGGCGTGGTGAGGCCGGGCAGTTCATCGATGGAGAGCTCCCGCAGATACGTGCGTCCGATGTCGGTCGTAAACGCCGCCGCCCGCGCCGTGGCGTATTTGTCGTCGCGTTGCTTCATTTTCAGCATCGCCGGCCAGACGGTGCCGAGCAATCGCCCGAACGCCGCATCGTCGAGGGCCAGGCCCGCCTGCGCCACCCGGGCGCGCGTTTGCTGCACGATCGCCGCCGGCACATCCGCGATGACCGCCGGTCGATTCAACGCCAGTTCCGGCGACAGATCGAAGGTGATGTAGCTCGCGAGCAGGCATCCGCGCACCAGATCGTCCTCTCGCGCATCGAACTTGCCGCCGATCGG harbors:
- a CDS encoding TonB-dependent receptor plug domain-containing protein, translating into MNPKKLHSNRPRRSLGLGFGFIFLIALLANPLRAQESLQSIVDRLEAENAALRSENAKLRHQTPPAETPAAAPASPRAVAPAESPANTTASSSRSLPTDSGVTVMSAFEVRSDRDHGYLKTNAATATRIGMEIQKVPMNVSVVSREFIDDTNARSLMDLLRYTAAASGDTRYAMRRPGNEATPQGAFTVRGFPVNTIMRNGVFRYIAYNMDSVDRVEVVQGPAAVFFGQGYPGGVINYVTKQPVFAKIPTTFRYSINDNSGQKLTADINVPLSKRVAFRLTGGWEDTQGERRFEFRKNVNYTPSMTFVPFDSGKLKINIEAESLHESFNQNDYDWIYSDFAGWRTAALASGPKVPNTTSTPSLAYATYINNKRVATGDYALPAYTKVERGAYYTDANGNFIHDKAFNYTSRGARTTNDVSSFTATADVSPTEWLDGRYVFLHDNSRFNNIEGVTTPWGDGIHWNVGASATSGYYRLTDTHQLDLIFKFNTGGLKHKILTGYNYTTYLQNYLGNDIKFTPYYGHVPGSTNPVANPGYGTTGGTQVADNLVGEGRSHDTGPPTVNQVVRDRNGNIKLVKAVYSNFDPGFETYPTIDILFPMDRVWLDGYKPINSAAYLNYQLSAFNDRLNIIAGYRRQWQQEKGQYLEANYPWYQVPVNAWRDPANYPADAWGYGANYIQALRVYKRHGDAWMAGASFAVTNAINVYASVSKTFQFNIGNVGGVFTGNEIPVVQSALDQNGGSFQYLGQTITSVNQFVAIEKSRGAYDDLRDENGMNWELGAKISTQDSRIVGTFSVFRGERTNQMLDDPVAQSNLSEPLNYNTTLFAPGTVGYNTRVFRWRTTNLKNRIEGAQAEVIWSPLPNYQAVINGSWLWTAKTLYDKTKPMPGTPDYNAGTAAQKVAWDIYYGARIENVPEYRFNVFNKYTFSDGFARGGSVGLGMRYSSKTVVSRSVDWNPLNGGYQAGDYVVFDVTLSYPWQIFGQNIATSLGIYNATDEQYSEGSFVLSPGRNWLFSNTLSF
- a CDS encoding LacI family DNA-binding transcriptional regulator produces the protein MLPAPVTLSVLAKNCQLSVATVSRALSGHPNVKPEVRARVLRVAEQCGYRRNQLVSELMGQMRGRRTQQFIGNLAVVHVPTPSQPAMRPMQRRMITSAQARGQELGFAVEVFSLNRESGGPATLGRVLRARGIVGVIFLQPNSNDTTNGFPWANFATLQIDYGSPIPKLHTVCLDHHLTLTSALGQLRSLGYGRAGMFIERHKDERLIHKWSAAFRSFQENQGGIDHLPVLMADHMNPATFMDWYRRHRPDLIIGHVDQVLGWLRAAGVSAPADIGFFNLNWNERSETCAGLDLQPELHGIVAVETIAAQIHRHESGLPDDPRTVAISGKWVDGPTVRATAAAPERHAAPTH
- a CDS encoding tagaturonate epimerase family protein, which translates into the protein MNTNAINSFLRQHDLRIAQNPCVSPDFCLDWAALSARLVAGGAIKEWPKSHFATAAGEWTLLEDEGTGDCAWRLTTQAANGAGGVLTGGVRVGGGTMVFPATWENLLRLKNLVQEHDAGATIFPTSGAQLGRSTLGIGARFTTLHWPAVDWAMSALDLGVTANQNSIPRELVYDVNAMLEGRLDSVPFPFIGTNVPEGHQGQSVEGMSHGCVLAKLKSGFHQRRIAWSFNADHQPIGGKFDAREDDLVRGCLLASYITFDLSPELALNRPAVIADVPAAIVQQTRARVAQAGLALDDAAFGRLLGTVWPAMLKMKQRDDKYATARAAAFTTDIGRTYLRELSIDELPGLTTPETTAVMLALCEVLEMPVNFVAPAFGFQKNMPYPDNAALRTLIARQWAVCEKFGVSIGFHSGSGKSAENYRVMGEVTGSRLEIKTSGRYTYEMGVAIAQSRTAADQALWRDWYRFTLEMALAGAFSNDATEQKMARTFIVDPLVKCGSPLAHDDALLFGSPEATRAALEALPASPEHMFFFEYNFLYVLAAGGRPAKSSLGDHSPAGYQQRARFYAISPETQLLYAKGVARYIVFLAEATGLVPEETCASAKARLDGYATFAALVDEISEAPVAATR